Below is a window of Synechococcus sp. RSCCF101 DNA.
GCTCGGCCGCGGCGGAGAGCAGCAGCAGCAGGGGGATGGGCATGGCCACGAAGCGCTCCAGGGAACGGGTCCAGCCCGGCGCCTCCTCGCTGCTGCCCCGCCGCAGCAGCTCCTTCAGGCCGAGGGCCAGCAGCGCACCGGCCGCCAGCAGGTCGAGGCCGGTGCGGTGGTCCGTGCCCATCGACATGTCGAGCAGAAGCCTGTGCCCCACCGTGATCAGCAGGGCCACGGCCAGGGCCGTGGTCAGCACCCAGCCCAGCAGGAACCAGCCGGCCCGACGCAGGGGATGGCTGCCCACCAGCAGCAGCAGCAGCACGCCGATGTGCACCGGGCTGAGGCTGATGCCGGCCCCATAGGCCACGAGTTCGCTCCAGAGCAGGTCCGGGCTCAGCGGTGCAGCGGTCATGGCGGTGTCCTCAGCGGCGGATCTCGAACCAGTCGTCGCCGGTGAGCGGGATCTGGTGACTCGTCACCTGGGTGACCCGGGCCGAGCTGGGCCCGTGCTCGCACCAGATGCGCAGATCACTGAGGCTGCCGATCCGGCCCTCCGCCTCGATCTGCACCGCTCCGGTGGTGGTGTTGCGCACCCAGCCGCTCAGCGACAGCTCCCGCGCCCGCCCGCGGCAGGCCTCCCGGTAGCCCACACCCTGGACACTGCCCTCCACCACCAGCCGCCAGCGCTCGATGATCTCGCCGGTGCGGGGCTCATTGGTTCTCAGCTCGCGGCCGCCCTGAAGCGTCTTGCGGCGCGGCTGAGTCGTGAGGGGATCATCGGGCAGCCAGCCCAGTGGAGATGGGTCCAGCTGGCGTGGATCGTTGCCGTGCTCCATCCCTCGAGTCGTGGGGGAATGCCCCATCCTTCGCTGTGCCACAACCCTAGATCCGGCGGCGGGTCCCCATCCCCTCCGGCCCCCCCCGCCTCCTGCAGTTGCCAGCGATGCAGCTCGTGGCCCCGCAGCACCTCGCCCCGGCGTGCCAGCAGCCCGTCGCGGCACGGGTGCAGGTGGCGGTACCCGACCGAGAGAGCCCCGCGGCGGGCCCGGAACGGCAGCAGGCCGGCCATGGCGTGGGAGGTTCCGCCGGGATCCTCCAGCTCCCGTCCCAGCAGCAGCAGACCGCCGCATTCGGCGTAGATCGGCAGACCGGCCAGCGCCGCGCGCCTCAGCGAACCCAGCGCGTTCCGGCACCCGGCCAGCCGGCCCGCGTGCAGTTCCGGATAGCCGCCCGGCAGCACCACCGCGTCGCTGAGCTCCGGCAACGGTTCATCCTCGCTGGGCCTCCAGGGCACCAGCACCGCCCCCTGCCGCTGCAGCAGCTCGCTGGCCTCCGGGTAGCGGAAGTGAAAAGCGGCGTCGGCGGCCACCGCCACCGATACCGGCCTGTCAACGGCCCCGGGAGGGTCCAGGTTCCGGAATGGATCGGGGCCCGGGGGGGGCGGGCTCAGCAGCGGCAGCAGAGCCGGCCAGTCGATGGCCTCCTCCATCAGGCCGGCCCAGTGCTCCAGCCGCTCCGCCAGGTCCGGCAGCTCCTGCACTGCGTTGAGCCCCAGGTGGCGAGAGGGAAGCTGCAGGCTGGTCTCACGCGGCACCACGCCCAGCACCGGCATCGCGATGGCCTCCATCGCCTGTCGGAGCACAGCGG
It encodes the following:
- a CDS encoding GAP family protein yields the protein MTAAPLSPDLLWSELVAYGAGISLSPVHIGVLLLLLVGSHPLRRAGWFLLGWVLTTALAVALLITVGHRLLLDMSMGTDHRTGLDLLAAGALLALGLKELLRRGSSEEAPGWTRSLERFVAMPIPLLLLLSAAAELISPDDLFLFAKAASALLAAGLSPLQETLDTALFTLGASALLLLPVLLVLLLGERSRPVLEGGRDWLFRRGDWLVGGLSLVLAGYLGWQGLVGLQLN
- a CDS encoding acylphosphatase; the encoded protein is MEHGNDPRQLDPSPLGWLPDDPLTTQPRRKTLQGGRELRTNEPRTGEIIERWRLVVEGSVQGVGYREACRGRARELSLSGWVRNTTTGAVQIEAEGRIGSLSDLRIWCEHGPSSARVTQVTSHQIPLTGDDWFEIRR
- a CDS encoding cobyrinate a,c-diamide synthase, encoding MACLIAAPSSGSGKTLLTLAISAWLRRRGGSVQTFKTGPDYLDAGWLGRVSGRPCRNLDPVLCPDVWLLEAFRHWGGRAQHALVEGAMGLFDGIGAGEEGSSAQVARLLRLPVVLVVEASGQAGSAAALVRGFRDHGGADLPIAGVILNRVGSPRHAAVLRQAMEAIAMPVLGVVPRETSLQLPSRHLGLNAVQELPDLAERLEHWAGLMEEAIDWPALLPLLSPPPPGPDPFRNLDPPGAVDRPVSVAVAADAAFHFRYPEASELLQRQGAVLVPWRPSEDEPLPELSDAVVLPGGYPELHAGRLAGCRNALGSLRRAALAGLPIYAECGGLLLLGRELEDPGGTSHAMAGLLPFRARRGALSVGYRHLHPCRDGLLARRGEVLRGHELHRWQLQEAGGAGGDGDPPPDLGLWHSEGWGIPPRLEGWSTATIHASWTHLHWAGCPMIPSRLSRAARRFRAAAS